Within Cnuibacter physcomitrellae, the genomic segment GGCGATGGCCGAGGCGCGGGAGCTGACGCTGTCGTTCGTCCATTGGATCCAGACCGAGGCGCCACGGACCGACGGGGGTGAGGGGTACCCGGAGCTCGCGCTCCGCGGCGACGTGCTCGGAACCACCGACGGCCTGGCGAAGGCCGTGTACGTGCGCGAGTCCCGCCGCATCAAGGCCCGCTTCACGGTGACCGAGGGGCACATCGGTCGTGAGATGCGGGGCGACGGCGCCGGATCCGCCCTCTTCGACGACAGCGTCGGCATCGGCTTCTACCGGATCGACCTGCATCCGTCGACGGGAGGCCGCACCTACGTCGACATCGACTGCTTCCCCTTCCAGATCCCGCTCGGCGCGCTCCTCCCGGTGGACACGGAGAACCTCCTGGCCGCGAACAAGAACATCGGGACGACGCACATCACGAACGGCGCCTACCGCCTGCACCCCGTCGAGTGGTCGATCGGTGAGGCGGCCGGCGCGCTGGCCGCGTTCTGCGCGACCGAGCGCGTCCGTCCGGCCCAGGTCTACGAGGACCCGGCGCGACGCGAGGAGTACCGGGGCCTGCTCTCCGGCCGACTCGGGATCGCGCTGGCGTGGAGCGACGAGATCCGCACCGGCGGCTCCCGCAGCGAGGCCGTCGTCACCGCCCGCTGACCTGTCGGAGCGCCGGTCACCTCACGGGATCAGGTGCTGCACGATCGTCCCCGCGGCGCCGTCGAGGCGGACCTCCGCGAGAGCGCCGTTGACCAGCGGCAGCTGCGGTGGTTGATGTCCGGTGTCGACGTCGAGGATCACCGGGAGATCGAGGTCGCCCAGCGCGCGTCGGACCGCATCCTCCTGGCTCAGCTCCGGGACCGCCGCGCCCTCGGTGCGGCCGATGAGGATGCCGTTCGCGTCGTCGAACCAGCCCGCGAGGCGCAGTGACGTGAGCATCCGCAGGACGGCGATCGACCCGGACTCGGCCGCCTCGAGGTAGACGATCGTCCCCTCGGGGGCGTATCTCCGTGCGAAACCGGGCACGTCCCCGTAGGGGGTCCCGGCGAGCAGGGACACCGTCTCGAGGCAGCCGCCGATCAGGCGGCCGCGCATCGCCACGTCGTCCGTGCCGTCGAGTGCCCGCCACCGAGTGGGGGTGTCGTACGCGCGATCGCGGTCGAGCGGCTCGTCCTCCCACGCGCCCCAGGGTCGGCTGCGCCGGCGAGGCGCGCTGCGCTGCTCGAACGCGCTCCCCGGAGGAAGCTCGACCAGCTCGATCGCGAGCTCACCGCCCCACGGTGGGAGGACGACCGCCGCCTCCTCGAAGGCGGCGTGCAGGTCCTCAGCGCGGGCATCTGCGGATGCCGGGGTGAGGCCGTCGACGAGGGCATGAGGACGCACGTGGACGTCGAGCCCGCCCGCCGTGAGCGCCTCGACCGCCGCACGCAACCGCGGGAGAAGGTGGGCGGGGACCCCCATCGACGGCGCCGGCACCTCCACCCGGGCGCCCGGGCGGAGCGCCCTCGGGTAGGTGATGCTCGCCATCCTTCGACCGTAACGTCTCTCGCAGGGGGGTGACCTCCGGCTCCGGCCGGTCCCCGCGCGGGAGACCTGGGCCGCGCGGCGGAGGGGTCAGTCGGAGGCGCTGGTCGTGTGGGACGTCTCGGAGTGCAGTGTCTCCGTCATGCTGGTCCCATGTTCCGACTCGACCTCGGCCCTTCGGCCTCCCTGCGACCCCTCGAGATCTGGCACGCGGAGGAGTTCGCGACGCACCTCGACCGCGCGCGGGAGCACATCCGCCCCTGGGTCGGGCCCGCGTTCGTGACGGACACCGTCGAGGGTGCCGCCGCGACGATCACCCGCTACGCGACATCGGCGGCCGCCGACGGAGGGCGCCTCTACGGGATCTGGGTCGACGACGTGCTGCGGGGCGGGGTGATGTTCGTGAGCTTCAGCGCGGCGGCCGGGGTGTGCGAGATCGGCTGCTGGCTCGAGCCGGCGGCCGAGGGGCAGGGACTCGTCACCCCCGCCGTGAACGCGCTCCTCGACTGGGCGCTGATCGAGCGCGGGCTCCATCGCGCCGAGTGGAGGTGTCGAGCCGACAACGTCCGCAGTGCGGCGGTGGCGCAGCGGGTGGGGATGCGGTTCGAGGCCACCCTGCGCGGCGCGTGGCTGAACGGCGGCGTCTTCCACGACAAGCAGGTGTGGGCGATCCTGCGCGAGGAGCACCTCGCCCTGCGGGCCGGCTAAGTCCTCCTGTGCCGCGGCGAGTGCCTGAGCCCTACGACGACGACCATCCCCCCGGCGGTGGCGATGAGCGCGAGCGCGAGGATGAGGGGGATCGACGTCGTACCGGTGGCGGCCAGCTGCGTGGCTCCGGACGCGGCTGCCGCGGTCGATCCCGGGGCGGCCGGAGTGGCCGCCGGTGGGCTGGGTTCGGATGCGTCGACGTCACCGAGCGGGCTGGGGGCGCCCGGGGCGGCCCAGATGGTGTCGGGGCTGAGCGTGAGGTTCCACGTGCTCCAGTTCACGTCCTGCCAGGGACCGAAGGTGATGGAGGCGGGTGAAGCTCCCGCCCCGAACGCGGCGTCGCCTTGGTCGTCGAGGATCGCGAGGGCTCCCGCTTGGGGTTGGAAGGTCCAGTCCTGTTGCGAGCTCGGCGCACTCGCGGGATAGGCACAGGGCTCCCCGGTGAGAGCGCCGCCGGTCGACGACGCGCAGAGGGCGGCTGGTCCGTTGGCGATCTGGTAGGAATCCGCTCCGGGGGTCACGGGAAGCAGGGCCCATTCCTCCAGGTCGGACCAGATGAACGGGTTGATTGAGGTGATCGGCTGCCCGGCGCCGTTGTCAGGCGCGATCCAGCGGTGTCCGTCCGTCTGCGTGATGGCGTACTCGTCGCCGAGGACGGGCTGGATGCTGACCGAGGGACCGGCGTCGGAGGTGGTGAAGCTGGCTTGCGCGACGCCGGAGGCGAGGTAGCTGCCGCCTCCGCCTCCGCCTGCGCCCGCGTAGTCACCGGTGGAGCCGCCACCTCCGCCACCGCTGCCCCAGCCTCCGCCACCGCCACCGCCTGAGCCGCCTCCCCAGTCGTGGAAGGGATTGCTGCTGGCATTTCCTCCTACGCCGCCGGTCCCGCCCGTGAAGCGTCCACCGTTCGTGCCCGACCCGGCGTAGTTTCCGTCGTGCTCGCCCGCAGAGCCCGCGGAGATGAGGTTGCCGCCGGTACCTCCGCCGGTGTCGTCACCGACCTTGTCGAGGGTCTGTCCCGCGCATCCGGTCTGGACGCATCCGTTGCCGCCATCGCTGCCGCTGCTGTGGTTGTACATGCCGCCTGCCCCTCCGCCGCCACCGGCGATGGTCAGCCACTGCGAGCATCCAGCGTCGGCGCTGATCCCGGAGAAGCCCCCGCCCCCGCCTCCGGCGCCGGCGAAGATCGACCCGGTCGGGATGGTCTGGCCCCCTGGCCCGCCGCCCCCGAACCCGCCACCGCCCGGAGCCCAGTAGGTGTTGCCTTCGCCGTTGTCGCCGTTCTGGTAGCCGTCTCCACCATTGGCGCCCACCTGAGCGTAGATCGTGGCTCCAGCCGAGAGAGGGAGGACCGCGCTGACCTGGGCGCCGCTTCCACCGGCGTTGTGGCCTCCGCCCGCCCAGCCTCCGCCGCCCGTGCCGCCCGTGACCGTCACTCGCACTGCGTTCGCGCCCGCGGGCTGGGTGAAACCGTTCGTCGAGCAGGAGCTCGCGGACGAGAAGGTCGTCCACTGGAAGAGCGTCCCGGTGGTTCCCAGCGCTTCAGCGGCGGCCACCGTCGCGGTGGAGTCCTGGGCGGAGGGGCTGCCGGCGGAGATGCTGAGACGTCCTTCCGATGTCGGAGTCGTCGTCGTGGTGGGCACCGTTGCGGGGAGGTCTGGCGGGGCTGCCGTCAGCGAGCTGACCAGGACGAGCTGCCCGGCGTAGCCGGTTCCGGTGGCCGGTGTCATGGTGGTCGGTGATGCCGACGCGGGGTTGTTGAAGCTGTAGACGGAATCGGAGTCCCCGTCGACCAATACGGGCGGAATGGTGGCGATCGGCCCGCCTTCGGGGACGGTGAACGATTG encodes:
- a CDS encoding LD-carboxypeptidase; translated protein: MASITYPRALRPGARVEVPAPSMGVPAHLLPRLRAAVEALTAGGLDVHVRPHALVDGLTPASADARAEDLHAAFEEAAVVLPPWGGELAIELVELPPGSAFEQRSAPRRRSRPWGAWEDEPLDRDRAYDTPTRWRALDGTDDVAMRGRLIGGCLETVSLLAGTPYGDVPGFARRYAPEGTIVYLEAAESGSIAVLRMLTSLRLAGWFDDANGILIGRTEGAAVPELSQEDAVRRALGDLDLPVILDVDTGHQPPQLPLVNGALAEVRLDGAAGTIVQHLIP
- a CDS encoding GNAT family N-acetyltransferase, whose translation is MFRLDLGPSASLRPLEIWHAEEFATHLDRAREHIRPWVGPAFVTDTVEGAAATITRYATSAAADGGRLYGIWVDDVLRGGVMFVSFSAAAGVCEIGCWLEPAAEGQGLVTPAVNALLDWALIERGLHRAEWRCRADNVRSAAVAQRVGMRFEATLRGAWLNGGVFHDKQVWAILREEHLALRAG